From one Marmota flaviventris isolate mMarFla1 chromosome 1, mMarFla1.hap1, whole genome shotgun sequence genomic stretch:
- the Oas3 gene encoding 2'-5'-oligoadenylate synthase 3: protein MDVYGTAAAALDRLVTRRLQPPPEFAGAARRALGALDAALRERGGRRGGAGPGLRVLKTVKEGSFGRGTALRGGCDSELVIFFGCFESYEDQRGRRAEILKEMQGLLDTWCRDRIPGLRLQFPEQNTPGVLWFQLVSEDLENWMDVKLVPAFDALGTLSPGIKPKPEVYATLLNSGCQGGEHAACFAELRRNFVNTRPVKLKNLILLVKHWFRQAFQEEAQSRPLPPVYALELLTIFAWERGCGKDAFSLAQGFRSVLGLIQQYQGLRVFWTINYSLEDPTVGDFLRRQLERPRPVILDPADPTWDVGSGTAWHWDVLAQEARTCCHHPCFLEAAGSPVQPWEGLGLPRAECSDLGHCVLRDSDQETPEDSRSLDDTECHWAGDSRTVSPAPEPAPAASTAPSALGAASASALAQVPARELDRFIQDHLQPNPRLQEQAKRAIEVLQRCLHKNCTYRPSRVIKGGSFGRGTNLRGGCDAELILFLNCFTNFEDQERHRGEIIKEIRTQLASGWQDPVPGLRLTFPKQNTPGALQVQLVSAAPETWVNVSLLPAFDAVGQLGADTKPQPQVYTALFNSGGHDGKHAACFAELRRNFVNTRPAKLKNLILLVKHWYHHVAAQNQEQPGPSLPPAYALELLTIFAWEQGCKNHSFNMAQGLRTVLGLVQQYQDLCVYWTDNYGTEDPALRTHLLGQLRKPRPLILDPADPTWNVGQGSWELLAQNAVALETQACCMSGDRTPVSPWDVLPALLHQTPARDLDKFISRFLQPNRHFLAQVNKAVNTICSFLRENCFRNSPIKVLKVVKGGSSAKGTALRGRSDADIVVFLSCFTQFTEQGNKRAEIISEIRAQLEACQQEQQFEVKFEISKWENPRVLSFSLTSQTMLDHSVDFDVLPAFDALGQLGAGSRPPHAQVYRDLIRSYHCAGEFSTCFTELQRDFIVSRPTKLKSLIRLVKYWYQQVQGHKMPKGKGSLPPQHGLELLTVYAWEQGGQDPQFGMAEGFRTVLELITQYRQLRVYWTVNYSAEDETIRDFLRQQLQKPRPIILDPADPTGNLGHSARWDLLAKEAEDSMSALCCTDRDGTAIRPWPVRLAAGSGAEAAGQARLSFGPRAAAGAELRGLRFPFPPAQSGAVRGAQGRGQQGAMGNWESQVSSVPAPQLGEFVQSHLKPSEPCRKQIELTVETICAALKEIQPFPVVQSVAMGGSYSRETILRNHSDGTFVLFLDHLAKFQDQKKIQQEILDIIGQQLKTRLLALGLTDGYQILRLGGELNIEVSTRWQTVSFKVLPAFNALGFSENPSPWIYRDLKRAMDETSAYPGEFSVCFEELRKKFFSKYPRKLKDLILLIKYWYQQCQKKWGISSLFSGYALELLTVYAWEQGCGAEDFDMAQGVRTVLGLIEQKDLLCVYWTVNYDFEDETVRNVLLQQLRSQRPVILDPADPTNNVSRQGISWPRLKEEAGLWLSSLKQSGEAPRLSWNVLPAPLFMTPGHLLDKFIKDFLQPNKDFLDQLHRAVDDICTFLKEDCFRHSTTKVQKVIKGGSAAKGTTLKTGSDADLVVFPSTLQSYTSQRNERGRVVQEIRRQLEVWQQKTQFEVTFEMSKWKAPRVLSFSLKSKNVNESVDFDVLPAFNALGQLHSGSTPRPQVYAGLIDLYKSSDLQGGEFSTCFTELQRNFILSRPAKLKNLIRLMKHWYKQCERKLKSKGSLPPKYALELLTVYAWEQGSGSESFDTAEGFRTVLDLVTKYQQLCIFWNVNYNFEDETMRTFLLTQIQKTRPVILDPADPTGDVGGGDRWCWHLLAKEARQWLSSLCMRDGAGNPVQLWNVPTVQTPSSCGAGLYPAVWVRSHSILR from the exons ATGGACGTGTACGGCACCGCGGCCGCCGCGCTCGACAGGCTGGTGACCCGCCGCCTGCAGCCGCCGCCCGAGTTCGCGGGAGCTGCGCGGCGCGCGCTGGGCGCCCTGGACGCCGCCCTCAGGGAGCGCGGGGGCCGCCGAGGGGGCGCCGGGCCGGGGCTGCGGGTGCTGAAGACCGTCAAG GAAGGCTCCTTTGGCCGGGGCACAGCTCTCAGGGGTGGCTGCGACTCTGAACTTGTCATCTTCTTTGGCTGCTTCGAAAGCTATGAGGACCAGAGGGGCCGGCGTGCGGAGATCCTCAAGGAGATGCAGGGGCTGCTGGACACCTGGTGTCGAGACCGCATCCCGGGCCTGCGCCTCCAGTTTCCTGAGCAGAACACGCCCGGGGTCCTGTGGTTCCAGCTGGTATCGGAAGACCTTGAAAACTGGATGGATGTCAAACTGGTGCCTGCCTTTGACGCCTTGG GGACGCTGAGTCCTGGAATCAAACCCAAACCTGAGGTCTACGCAACCCTCCTCAACAGCGGCTGCCAGGGGGGTGAGCACGCGGCCTGCTTTGCTGAGCTGCGGAGGAACTTTGTGAACACTCGCCCAGTCAAACTCAAGAACCTGATCCTGCTTGTGAAGCACTGGTTCCGCCAG GCGTTCCAGGAGGAGGCGCAGAGCAGGCCGCTGCCCCCGGTCTACGCCCTGGAGCTGCTGACCATCTTCGCCTGGGAGCGGGGCTGTGGGAAGGACGCCTTCAGCCTGGCCCAAGGGTTCCGGTCTGTCCTGGGCCTGATCCAACAGTACCAGGGCCTGCGTGTTTTCTGGACCATCAACTACAGCCTCGAGGACCCTACAGTCGGGGATTTCTTGCGGAGGCAGCTGGAGAGACCCAG GCCTGTGATACTGGACCCTGCTGACCCCACATGGGACGTGGGCAGTGGCACAGCCTGGCACTGGGATGTGCTGGCCCAGGAGGCCCGGACGTGCTGTCACCACCCGTGCTTTCTGGAGGCAGCTGGGAGCCCAGTGCAGCCCTGGGAGGGGCTG ggcctcccacgtgctgaGTGCTCTGATTTGGGCCACTGTGTCCTGCGAGACTCTGACCAGGAGACCCCTGAGGACAGCAGGAGCCTGGACGACACTGAGTGTCACTGGGCAGGGGACAGTCGGACTGTGAGTCCAGCCCCGGAGCCCGCCCCAGCCGCCAGCACCGCCCCGTCAGCCCTGGGCGCAGCCTCGGCCTCCGCCCTGGCCCAGGTCCCTGCCAGGGAGCTGGACCGCTTCATCCAGGACCATCTGCAGCCCAACCCACGGCTCCAGGAGCAGGCGAAGAGGGCCATCGAGGTCCTCCAGCGCTGCCTCCACAAGAACTGCACCTACAGGCCCTCGAGGGTCATCAAG GGTGGCTCCTTTGGCAGGGGCACAAACCTCCGGGGTGGCTGCGATGCTGAGCTCATCCTCTTCCTCAACTGCTTCACGAACTTCGAGGACCAGGAGCGCCACCGAGGGGAGATCATCAAGGAGATTCGGACACAGCTGGCATCAGGGTGGCAGGACCCAGTCCCTGGGCTGCGCCTTACGTTTCCTAAGCAGAACACACCTGGCGCTCTGCAGGTCCAGCTGGTGTCTGCCGCCCCAGAGACTTGGGTGAATGTCAGCCTGCTGCCTGCCTTTGATGCCGTGG GGCAGCTCGGAGCGGACACCAAACCTCAGCCCCAGGTGTACACGGCCCTGTTCAACAGCGGCGGCCACGACGGCAAGCATGCGGCCTGCTTCGCAGAGCTGCGCAGGAACTTCGTGAACACTCGACCCGCCAAGCTCAAGAACCTCATCCTACTGGTGAAACACTGGTACCATCAC GTGGCAGCTCAAAATCAAGAGCAGCCAGGCCCCTCTCTGCCCCCAGCCTATGCCCTGGAGCTCCTGACCATCTTTGCCTGGGAGCAGGGCTGTAAGAACCACAGTTTCAACATGGCCCAAGGCCTGCGGACTGTTCTGGGGCTGGTCCAGCAGTACCAGGACCTTTGTGTCTACTGGACGGACAACTATGGCACTGAGGACCCAGCCCTGAGAACACACCTTCTTGGCCAGCTTCGGAAACCCAG gcctctAATCCTGGATCCTGCTGACCCCACCTGGAACGTGGGCCAAGGCAGCTGGGAGCTGTTGGCCCAGAATGCAGTGGCCCTCGAGACCCAGGCCTGCTGTATGAGTGGGGACAGAACCCCTGTGTCACCCTGGGATGTGCTG CCAGCTCTCCTCCACCAAACCCCAGCCAGGGACCTGGACAAGTTCATCAGCCGGTTTCTCCAGCCCAACCGCCACTTCCTGGCTCAGGTGAACAAGGCTGTCAACACCATCTGCTCCTTCCTGAGGGAAAACTGCTTCCGGAATTCTCCCATCAAAGTGCTCAAGGTGGTCAAG GGTGGCTCTTCAGCCAAAGGCACGGCTCTGCGAGGCCGCTCGGACGCCGACATCGTGGTGTTCCTCAGCTGCTTCACCCAATTCACTGAGCAGGGGAATAAGCGGGCGGAGATCATCTCCGAGATCCGGGCCCAGCTGGAGGCCTGTCAGCAGGAGCAGCAGTTTGAAGTCAAGTTTGAAATTTCCAAGTGGGAGAACCCCCGGGTGCTGAGCTTCTCCTTGACATCCCAGACGATGCTGGACCACAGTGTGGACTTTGACGTGCTGCCAGCCTTTGATGCGCTAG GCCAGCTGGGTGCGGGCTCCAGGCCCCCCCACGCGCAGGTCTACAGGGACCTCATCCGAAGCTACCACTGCGCCGGCGAGTTCTCCACCTGCTTCACGGAGCTGCAGCGCGACTTCATCGTCTCCCGCCCCACCAAGCTCAAAAGCCTGATCCGGCTGGTGAAGTACTGGTACCAGCAGGTCCAG GGCCACAAGATGCCCAAGGGGAAGGGCTCCCTGCCCCCCCAGCACGGGCTGGAGCTCCTGACCGTGTACGCCTGGGAGCAGGGCGGCCAGGACCCCCAATTCGGGATGGCTGAGGGCTTCCGCACAGTCCTGGAGCTCATCACGCAGTACCGCCAGCTCCGCGTCTACTGGACTGTCAACTACAGCGCCGAGGACGAAACCATCAGGGACTTCCTGAGACAGCAGCTTCAGAAGCCCAG ACCCATCATCCTGGACCCGGCTGACCCGACGGGCAACCTGGGCCACAGCGCCCGCTGGGACCTGCTGGCCAAGGAAGCTGAGGACTCCATGTCTGCACTGTGCTGCACGGACAGGGACGGCACTGCCATCCGGCCGTGGCCAGTGAGG CTGGCGGCTGGTTCCGGCGCAGAGGCGGCCGGACAGGCTCGGCTGAGTTTCGGTCCTCGGGCGGCCGCGGGGGCGGAGCTGCGCGGGCTTCGCTTTCCTTTTCCCCCGGCGCAAAGCGGTGCGGTGCGCGGGGCGCAGGGCCGCGGTCAGCAGGGCGCCATGGGCAACTGGGAGTCGCAGGTGTCCTCGGTGCCCGCCCCGCAGCTGGGCGAGTTCGTCCAGAGCCACCTGAAGCCCTCCGAACCCTGTCGGAAGCAGATCGAGCTGACGGTGGAGACCATCTGCGCCGCCCTGAAGGAAATCCAGCCCTTCCCCGTGGTGCAGAGCGTGGCCATG GGTGGCTCCTATAGCCGGGAAACGATCTTGAGAAACCATTCAGATGGTACCTTCGTCCTCTTCCTCGACCACTTGGCAAAATTCCAGGACCAGAAGAAAATCCAACAGGAAATCCTCGACATCATCGGGCAACAGCTCAAGACCCGTCTGCTTGCCCTCGGGCTGACAGATGGGTATCAGATCCTGAGACTCGGAGGGGAGCTTAACATCGAGGTGTCCACCAGGTGGCAGACGGTCTCCTTTAAGGTGCTGCCTGCCTTCAATGCTCTGG GCTTCAGTGAGAATCCCAGCCCCTGGATCTACAGAGATCTCAAAAGAGCCATGGATGAGACCTCTGCCTACCCTGGAGAATTCTCGGTCTGCTTCGAAGAGCTCCGGAAGAAGTTTTTCAGCAAGTATCCCAGAAAACTGAAGGACTTGATTCTCCTGATAAAGTACTGGTACCAACAG TGCCAGAAAAAATGGGGGATTTCCTCCTTGTTCTCGGGGTATGCCCTGGAGCTCCTCACGGTGTACGCCTGGGAGCAGGGGTGCGGAGCCGAGGACTTCGACATGGCCCAGGGCGTCCGCACTGTCTTGGGGCTGATCGAGCAGAAGGACCTCCTGTGCGTCTACTGGACAGTCAACTACGACTTTGAGGACGAGACCGTCAGGAATGTCCTCCTGCAGCAGCTCCGATCTCAGAG GCCGGTCATCCTGGACCCCGCCGACCCCACCAACAACGTGAGCAGACAGGGTATATCCTGGCCGCGTCTGAAGGAAGAAGCCGGGCTCTGGCTCTCTTCTCTCAAGCAGAGCGGCGAGGCGCCGAGGCTCTCCTGGAATGTTCTG CCAGCACCACTCTTCATGACCCCCGGCCACCTTCTGGACAAGTTCATCAAGGACTTTCTCCAGCCCAACAAAGACTTCCTGGATCAGCTCCACAGAGCCGTGGACGACATCTGCACATTCCTTAAAGAAGATTGCTTTCGACACTCGACCACCAAGGTCCAGAAGGTCATCAAG GGAGGGTCAGCCGCCAAAGGCACGACCCTGAAGACCGGTTCCGACGCCGACCTGGTGGTGTTCCCCAGCACACTTCAGAGCTACACCTCCCAGAGAAACGAGCGGGGCAGGGTTGTCCAAGAGATCCGCAGGCAGCTGGAAGTCTGGCAGCAGAAGACGCAGTTCGAAGTGACGTTCGAGATGTCCAAGTGGAAGGCCCCCAGGGTGCTGAGCTTCTCTCTGAAATCCAAAAATGTCAACGAAAGCGTTGACTTTGACGTGCTGCCCGCCTTTAACGCACTAG GTCAACTGCATTCCGGCTCCACACCCAGACCCCAGGTCTACGCGGGACTCATCGATCTGTACAAATCCTCTGACCTCCAGGGGGGAGAGTTTTCTACCTGTTTTACCGAACTGCAGCGCAATTTCATCCTCTCCCGGCCCGCCAAGCTGAAGAACTTGATCCGCCTGATGAAGCACTGGTACAAACAG tgtgaaagaaaactgaaatccaAGGGGTCTCTGCCCCCGAAGTACGCCCTGGAGCTGCTCACCGTCTACGCCTGGGAGCAGGGCAGCGGGTCGGAGAGTTTCGACACCGCCGAAGGCTTCCGGACAGTCCTGGATCTGGTCACAAAGTACCAGCAGCTCTGCATCTTTTGGAATGTCAACTACAACTTCGAGGACGAGACGATGCGCACATTCCTTCTGACCCAGATCCAGAAAACCAG GCCTGTGATCTTGGACCCAGCAGACCCCACGGGTGACGTAGGAGGTGGGGACCGCTGGTGCTGGCATCTCCTAGCCAAAGAAGCCAGGCAGTGGCTGTCCTCTCTCTGCATGAGAGATGGGGCCGGAAACCCCGTGCAGCTGTGGAATGTGCCA ACAGTGCAGACGCCGAGCAGTTGCGGAGCTGGGCTCTACCCTGCTGTCTGGGTCAGAAGCCACTCCATCCTGAGGTGA